The genome window AAATTATCGTTTGATTTTCTAATGTGTTCTAGTTTCTCCATTGAGATCTGGATTTGCTGTTCCAACTTGGAGATAGTATTTTTAAGACCCACAGCATCATTCAAAGAGTGTAAAAGACTTTCTTTTTGCTCAAACCGCTCTTTGAGAGTATTGTTTGTTTTTCAAGATCTTCTCGTTCAACAGCAAGACTCTGGAGTGATTCTTTTAGCTTCAACTTACTCCTTTCTGACTTCTCAGATTCAATTTCCAACTCTCCAACTAAGGCCTCTAAATTCTTTAACTCTTTCTGGAGTTCGTCGACTGATTTTGCTTGAGACTTTCTGATGGCGGCATTCTCCAACTCCCTTTTGGCCTCCTCTAATTCTCGACGGAGCTCTTGGGCAATCTCTTTGTCTGCTTTGTAATCTGTGGCCCATTGTTGCCAGTCTTGAAAGATATCATCAACTTGAGCTTTAATGTAAATAAGTGCATTAAGAAAATAATTAGTTCGCCTTCTATCGGGCATAGTTAGATCTCCAAAATGGAAGTCTCTCTTATCGTTTGGAGTATAACCTTGTAAGAGAGCGCGGAGCCGACCAACCATAATAGCGAGTAATGTTGCTTTAGGATTTTTGGAACGTCTCCAGCCGGGTTTGCGACAGTCTAAAAATTTTTTGTAAAGGTCCACAACGGTATCTTTTTTTGGATTAATGAGTGCATCCCTGTTGAGTTTAAGGTTGAATGTTTCATTGAGATAATTCTTAACTTCTTCCTCGTTGAGGAGACCCTCTCCAGTTTTCTGTGACATATCTGTATTAAAAATTGAGATTATTAGATAAGATATTGAGAGAATCCCCAGTACATGACTAAAACAACTGACCGGTCAACAGTTTTTGGCGCGTGTCGAGTGTGTCGTCCGTTTCGTTGCTCGTTCAGCTGGAAAAGATTGCAAAGACGTGCCCGTAAGGTGGAGCCACCGGTGCAGAGAGGCGCGCGCAAGCGGCTGGTTTCGGTTTGGTTGTCTGCCGCTGCCACTGCCGTCGCCGCTCCTGCTGCTGCTGCCGCTGCTACCTACTCACCTGAATGACTCAAGCAGAGCAGACTGGTTTGGCGAGCCAGCCATCTAGCCGTTTGGGCGGCGACTGTTTTAAATATTCACACAGACGCAACAATAACCGACTAACTTACTGCCTCTCACAATACTTGCAACGATGCCAGAGTGTTTGGGCGCAATAAGTGGAAATGGAGTTGCTTGTCAAGGGCGCTGCCGTTGCAATCTGGCGAGTTTGGGGCCGGGCAGTGTGGTTGCCGCTGTCGATGAGCGGGAAATTTGGCGATGGTGGCCAGCTCAAGTTTAGCCTATTTCCATTCATGGCGACCAGCTTGGAGGCTTCACCGGAGCGAGAGAGGCTTCACCGAGGTAACCAGCTTGCTTGAAAGCGCTTGTTTCAGCCGCAGTTCGGACGACGACGACGACGAATGCTGGTTGTTGCAGAGCGTCGCTGCTCTCCATCCCTCTTGTTGAGATTTTCGCCCCTGCAGATTGGGGCGCTTTTGAACCGCCATGAATGCAAGCGAGCGAGTTTTAGGCTGGTTTCTGAAGAGCAAGTAAATGGGAATTCGGAGCATAAGCGAGGTCGGCGGATAGTTACGTGGAAGAGTGCTTGCTGGTGTTGAACTTTTGTAAGCGAcggtaggaggaggaggaggaggaggaggacgccGACGAGAAGGTAGAGGTGATGGAATGGGGGAGGAAGGGAGGAGATCTGGCAAAGAATATGCCATTGATGATATACGCTGGAGGTAAATTGTTGTGCTGGAGTTGTTTGGAGTAAATAGAGAAACAGAGAggcggaggaggaggtggaggagagctGGCTAGGTTGGCCGTCTGGCTGTCTGGCTGCTTGTCTGTCTGTCTGCCTGTCTGTCTGTCTGGCTGGCTGGCTGGCTGGCTGGCTGGCTGGCTGGCTGGCGAGACGAGACGAGACGAGAAGGGCAGAGGCTGGGCCAGCCAGCCAGCGAGCCGGCTCTGCTGGATGGCTGCTGGTGGGTCGTGGTTGGCATTAGGCCGAAGCTGGTGGATGTGGTCTGCGGATCTGTGTTGTATTTATGTTGCTCTCGCAGTGGCTGCAGTGCTCAGCGGCGCGCCAGCTTGCGGCGTTGTGCGAGCGGGCTCGCTGGCTGGCTGGCTGGCTGGCTGGCTGGAGGAAGACAGAGAGGAAGAGAGAATGAGAATGAGAATGGTGTTCTGGTGTGGCGGTAACATGGCACATGGCTCGCTCGCCTTTGCGGCTGGCTGGTGTAAGAGAAGCCCGTTCGTCTGGCGCTCTGGGTTCGACCTCCCTGTGCGTGTGTAAGCCGCTTTGGGAGCTGGCTGGCTGGCTGGCTGGCTGCAGCTGGATATCGAAGCCAAGTTCGTAGCAATCGTAGCAGCTCATACGACCACGACGGCTACGCCAACAGGAGTGGTAGTCATACAGACGCACGAACACAGTCTGAAGTAGAGAGACTTGAACGCACAGACCCACGAGAAAATACACTATGAAAAGTTGCTGTTGCCCCCTTGCTTTCGCTTTCTGCCTCTCCTCTGGCTCCAACTGGCAAACTAAACACCAATGCGAGCGAGTGTGTGTGCGGTGTTGCGTTGCTGCGTTGCTGCGTTGCGTTGCTGCGTCCGCCCCGCCGAcaagagctctctctctctctctctctctctctctctctcttattcgcGTATTTCAGCCAGGCCCGTCTGTCTGTCTGACTGCGAGTGTGAGTGTGTGTTTGtgcctatgtgtgtgtgtgtgagagagagagagagagagacagagagagccTGTGTGCGCCAGCCGAGCCAGCCAGCTTCTTTCTGGCCAACCAGCCAGCCAGTTTGTCGGAGCTGGTTGACGACTGGCTCTTTCGCTCAACTATTGGCGCTCGCTTTAGGGCTGCTTGACTGCTGTTGGAGAGCTGCTGGAACTTTGAAGCTGGAGCTGGATCTGTAGCCAGCGCCGCCAATGCCGCCAATGCCGCCGCTGCTAATGCTGCTACAACCAACCAACGCCGCCTGCTCTGGAATATCCGCACGAATGGGGATACAGAGGGGAGCGAGAATGAGGAATTGCAAGAACACAGCACAACACACACTCGCTTGTTAGTGAGTGTGTGTTGTGGTGTTTTCAGGCTGCAACTATCCTCTCGCTCGCTCGCTTTTCAGGCTGCCGCTGGTGAGAGGAACAGAGtgcaatttctctctctctctctcttttactCTCGACATTGCTTGCTTGCTTGCTTTTGCTATTGCTTTATCAGTGAGGGCGAACACGATGATGGTGTGATGGTGAACGATCTCTATTCTGTGTGTCTCCCCTAAATGTCCCTTCTTTTACAGGTTAACCAATTAAAATTTGAACCAttatcgtcgtcgtcatcatcatcatcatcgtcatcatcatcacaaacaacaacaacaacaacaacaacaccaccTAATCCAAACGATCCAGGcgacagcaacaacaacaacaacaaccaacaccaaaacattacacacacacacacagcaaCCCAAAACCATTATGGCCAATATAGATCAACAATTCTGTTTAAGATGGAACGAGCATACCGGTACCATGGTCAAGGTGTTCAAGCAAATGCTTGACAGCCAATCGTTTGTTGATTGTACATTAGCCTGCGAAGGTAAACTTATTAAAGCGCATAAAATGATATTAGGCGCCTGTAGTCCATATTTGCAAACAATATTAGAGGAAAATACTAGCAAACATCCGATTATATTTTTGCCCCATCTCAAATATAGCGACATTAGAGCACTAGTCGATTACATGTATTGCGGCCGAGGTTTATATAAGTTTCGGCCATCTACCAAGCTTATTGAAAGCTGCCGAAGTGCTTCGCATCAAAGGCCTGACAGATTCACCTAATAATGGCAATGGAAATGGTACAAACATATCATCTAGCTCAGACCATCCACAATTACaacaacaacaccaccatcatcatcatcatcttaatCAATCAAGTGGCGACACTTCAGGAACTAGCTCGGCCTCAAATATGATCGATCAAGCCTGCGATCAAAAAACGCAATTAGAAGCCACGGCTGCGGCTGCTGTTGCGGCCGCTGCCGCCGGCCACAATCTAGGACAACTGTTAGGCAATAATTTAAGCAATCTATTAGAAGCAGctaataataataatcatcatcatctaGATAACGGCGATTGTGGTAGCGATTCAggcaataacaataataatataagcaataataataatattagtaAAAATTCGTCCGCTTTATTAGAGCAAAGTTTCGATGATGATGGAAGCGATTATGACCTGGGCCCTCATATGACATTAGACCCAGAAGTGTCATTTGTTGACGATTGCTCGAACGAGGATGCTAATAACGAAGACGAGTCCACCAATGGAGAATCTCACAGTAAGTCTCGGTTCCTCTATCGAATATAGTTTTTACAAAGACTATAATTATTATGATCTTTATGAAGCATTCTTTTGTGTTTACCCTTTGTTATCGTCTTTCATATATGGATATGCTAGTTATATAGATGTTTCCAATCTTTGCATCGTTGATAAGTGAATAAGATTATACTAACTCATTCAATAATTCTCACCCTTGCACTCTTACATGTCCAGATAAAACCTTTTTATGTCATCTATGCCGGTGTTCATTCACAGCTCAGAGCAGTCTAAGGCGTCACATGCACAGGCATTATACCGACAGAGAACGTTTTGAATGCGAGATCTGCCACAACTCCTATTCAAGAAAAGATTACTTGAAGGAACATAAGAAAACGAAACATCAAACATCAGCATGATTTTTATGTATATCAGCAATCAAATCTTGTAACAGTGTGTATCTAAAGAGAATCGTTCAAGCAGTTAGCACATAAAATTTTCACTACTTAATTAGCCTTCGGATAATCGAACAGGTAGTTCATTGTATACCCAGAATCCTCATCTTTAGGCAGGAGTTGTATTTTTCTTCTTTCCTACTGCTGATCCCGATTTTTCCGATTCCAAAGCGATCTTTTTTGCCTCTCTGTTGGCCTTCTTATCTTGTTTTTGTTTTCTTGCCaatttcttcaacttttgttgtgcTGTTTAACTCTCTTTTCGATTTTGTATCGCCTCCTCAGAGGCACCCGTTTAGAGGTCTTTTTATGAAATCCTTTAGTCATTTTTACCTAGTACAATAATAATGATTAACCTGGTTCAGTAACAATATAATGTAATGAGTGTTCTATTGTtaaatatgaaattcaaaattttattcaTTTGTTGTTTATTTAATCGTGGCGCACGCTGCATTCATTCAGCCGCGCTGCACTCAACACCGAATGTTCATTGTGAACGGCAATACTTTTCCACGTGACTGTCAAGAAACTGCATGAACTCTTTGTCCTTTAACAATTCTAgatacttcttttcttcttctgccttcaaGTTCATCATTTTTTGCAATGCAATGTCGACTATAGTCTCTTCCGGCTGCATCCGATGTTTGATACATCTCGCTAAATTAGGATCAGAAGTTATCTCTCTCAAAGGAGTGCACTGACTAGTTTGCTCATCACTTGGTTCGGAGTCGCGAGAAGCGCTCTTTTTTCGCTTGTGTCCAATAAATTTCCGTCACATTCATTTCTTAAAATATTCAGAAGGCAATCATTTGGTGGCGAATGTCTCAACCTTTTGAATTGGATGTAAGGCACTTCAGCTTCATCTTGACGCCGCCGTTTTCTAATGTAATCCCTCAGAATCTTTTTTTGACCAGCCGACAATTCTTCAGGTTCCGAAAAGGATGGTTCTTCATCTGTATCTTTGTATCTATCATTGTAGtagattttcttcatccatacaTCTGGAATTCTAAAGGTAGAATACCACTTGTCAAGTTTAAAGTGCTGCGGCGTAAACTTAGTTATCTCTATACACTTCATATAAGGTAACCCTCCTTCACTATATTTTTCAAATAGATCTACACAATCGCCGCTATTAATCATTTTCGGAATGATACGGATAAATTATTTGATTAACAATGCTCTTATAAAATAATATGATTTCATTGCTGCATGAGAAGGGTTGAAAGACCACGAGTTTGCAACACGCAATCTGATCAAACACAGGAGGAGTAAAGCAACAGAAATGCCGGTACAGAACTGAGCGCGCCTACACAAGAAGCACCATGTTTTGATTAAAAATAAACATTGCAAAGCGTGCTGAAACATTGAAAACGCGCCATATCTGGCACCTCATGAGCTCATGAGTGTTTATTAATATTTATCTAGATTTTCATCTCACAATCATGGGCTCTCAGATAAGCAAACACGATACAAAGGACAAAGGCACCGCTGGCAACATGAGACAAGATGCCAGTCCGACTATTTATAAAAAGAACAATCAGGTCGTCGTACATGCCCCAAAGATCTCAAACACTCCAAGTTTCTTCTCAGGTTATAACTCTTTTCAAAATGCTTTCAATAGACCTGTAACTCAACCACCTCGTAATCAATTAATTTAACTATGCAGCGAAAACGTATGGATCTTGCACAAGTTACGATGCATTATCACAGAGGAATTATATTGGCATCAATCCGCATGGACGGCTTGCGATTGAACCAACAACTAGAAAAGATGTTGAAACCCCATCATCTCAGCTCTATGAAGTATACCTTCAAAGTTTTAAACAACTTACCATGAATGAGGATGAATTCTCAAACTTGCATCAGAGGGTACATGACAATACTGACAAGATGCAGAGGAAGATACACGAGGATAGAGTTCATGCGGCTAAACTTAAAAGACAGGAAGAACAATCTAGGCTCATTACTGAGAGAGAATTTGAGAAGCGAACACCATCCGTATACTCTTACTTATCTATAAAGGAAAGATTGATATCCATGAAGGCATCTGATAAAAAATACTTTCCTACTGAAAAATTCCCTGAACTAACCTTGGAGATGATGGCTGTGATTAACGATTCTTCTAAACCTTATCCAGCTGAAGAAGCTCTTGTTGAACTAGACGGAGTGCAGATACTCAGAAAGGACATTCAAACCCTTCTCGGTTTAAATTGGTTAAATGATGAGATTATGAACGCTTATATGAATCTACTAGTCTTAAGAGGTAAAGGATTTCGCCGAAAAACAGTCTATGCTTTCAATACCTTCTTTTATCCAAAACTTAGAAGTTCCGGCTACAATTCGATAAAACGTTGGACTAGGAAAGTTGAcatattcaatcatgattttgttCTTGTGCCTGTGCACCTTGGCAATCACTGGTGTTTGGCATTAATAGATTTTACAAATAGAACCATTTCTTATTTCGATAGTATGGGTGGTGGTCAAAACGGTTGTTGTAATACTTTGTTAGAATACTTGAGACAAGAGTCCCTTGATAAAAAGAAACAAGATTTTGGAAAAGAAGACTGGAACCTCATCGACAGGTCCTACGATATACCGAGACAAACCAATTGTTCCGATTGTGGAGTATTCGCTTGCACATACGCAGAATATTTGACGAGGCCAGCcaaattcaatttcacacaagAGAACATGCCTTACTTTAGGAAAAAAATGATTTATGAGATTATTACGAAACAGATTCTATAATAGTTGttaaaaatttaattatatcaCTCCAAGTGCGCAGGCCAAAACCGAAGATATTTTGTCTAGTTGCTTTTTCAAATCTTCTTTCATTGATGCTGCTGAGCTTGAGGTTGTTGATAACTTCCCTGGGCTTGCTGCTGTTGAGCTGGTGGCGCCTGGGCTGGAACGACTTGTTGAGGGGGCTGCTGAAAGTTGGCCGCTTGGGCCGCCTGTTGCTGAATTGGGGGCTTTTGCTGATATTGATTGGATTGCTGGGCTTGTGGAGCAGTCTGGTAGTATTGCTGGTTagcttgttgtggttgttgtggctGTTGGAAGCTATTTTGAGCCTGCTGTTGTGGAACTGGGGCTTGTTGTGGTGCAGCCTGTTGAACAGGTGCAGCTTGCTGTGGCTGGTATGCTACTTGAGCTTGCTGCTGCTGAACTGGGGgcttttgttgttgatattggttaGGTTGTTGCACAGGAGGAGCTTGATAGTACTGCTGCTGGCCGGCCACTTGTGGTTGCTGGTAACCATGTTGTGGGACAGCGCCGGGTTGCTGATAAGCAGCTTGTTGTTGGTAAGCGATGGCTTGCTGCTGTTGATACGCCATCTGATGCTGCGCCATTATTTGTTGCGCTTGAGGATGATTTGGGTCCACCCCATGATATCCGTAAAATTGAGACGGATTAGCGCCAGCAGGCCATAGCGTAGCCCCAATCAGGCAAATGAAGATTATTCGGCTGATTGGCGTAGTAAGATGGGTCATAGTGACCATGCGTGTTGCGAAGCATCTTTTCCCTATTCTTCATATAATCCTCATAATCTTGCTTTGTATATGCCTCCTTTTTGCTAACATCCTCCCAACCATGATCGTTTTTGAATTCAGGTTTTTTACTGTAATCAAGAAACTCTTGTAAACTAATTAATCCATCTCTATCAGTATCAATTTCTTTGTAGATGTGTTCACGCATCCTTTCGTACTCTTCCTCCATTTCGTTTGGATCGTCTTCAGGGTTGTTTGGATCGTACAATTTGTTTATCTCTGTGACTAACAATTGTCTAACCTCGCTTTGGTCCCAATAATTGTCAGAATTGGTATCATGCAAGGCGAAAAATGTTCTTGGATTAAACTCGCCCTTTggcaagttatctttcttttcCCAAACATCTTCAAAATGTTGCTTTGATCCTGGCTCGTGGACTTTAGGATGATCATCGTGCTTCTGTTTCAATTGATCTCTCAATTTGACAGCCTCTTGTTTCTCTGTTTCATTCATCATCTTGATACGCTCCTGAAATTGCCACTCTTTTTCCATCTCATAAGTCTTCAGATCCTCTTGACGCTGCTTATCAATTTTTTCAAGGTCATTGGTAGCTGATACCATCAGCTTATGGAGATCGTTTGCATCGAAATGAGTTCCATGAGATCCAAGATGCTCTGGTAACTGGCTTAGTGAAGCTCCTAGtgttctccattttcttttatcTGTACCATGATAAGTTTCGCCATACTGTTCCATCTCATTTTTTCTAGTTGCAAGATCCCTGAGCCGTTTGATCTCTAAATATTTGAGTTCGCTTAGTTTTTTTCTAACATCTTCATGAACGTGCTTTAATTGTTCGGCCACTTTACCTGATTTAATATCAGCGGCATCCATATTTTTTATTGTTTCAGTGAACTTTTGATCCTTATCAAGTGCTGCAACAACCTCCTTTAAATACTTTCCATAATGAAGACCCAACTCTTCAAAATCCTGCTCACTTGCTGTATCTGTCTTGATTTCATTGGCCGAAATAGAGGCCAAGATGGTTAATAATGAAAAAAGGGATAATAATAACAACATATCTAACCTACCAATGACGGTGCTTAATTTCAGACACAATTTCATCTTGAGTTCAATGTTTGGTTCTTCTCTCTTCCTATAAAtgtgaataatataatattgaGTTTCCTAAAATTTGTGGCAATTCTTAATAGGAATGCCGGTTACAAGCTTGAAATAGAATTGTTTCGGACCTTCTCAAAAGTAGATCCCGCCAACACCGATACAATCTCCTCTCTCGGTCAGGTGTCGCTGATTGGCCTGCACAGAGAATTTGAACACACACTTTATGTGTGTGTCTGTCTGTCAGTTTGTCTTTTGCAATAGGCCGCTTTGGAGCGCTGCTGTCGTCGTCGTCGGCACTGCTTGCTGGCAGGAAACCGGACACGAAACGCTGCCGCTCCGGCTAACTGGCTCACTGGTGATACAGTGAAGCACAACTGGGTGGATGCACTTCTAGCTTGGCTTATGGCGTCTATAGCTAGTTGGCTAGATAGCTGATTGCAAAAACTGCTTTGCGGTATTAGGCTGGCCAATATTCGTTGCGCTTTAAAAATCGATCTACCTGCGTATGTATGTTTACCGTTTGTTCACCGTTTATTTCTCCTCTGATACAACACTTCTTCACTCAATTTTTTCGCACAATAAGCGCTTGACAACGTGTACTTTCAGTTTTTTCTCTCTTTCAAACTCTTTCTGAGTTTGGCTTTAATTTCAAGAATAGAAGGATATTAATATTAATAGTAGCAAGGAAATTTTTCACTTTCTCTATAGTTATCTAAAAAATTcggatgctttatttatttaagatGCTAACGATTTAATCTCGGCTTGTCATTGAATATTAATGGCAAGCTGTATATATATGTATGGGAAAAATTAAAGCTGTTTGCCTGATTTGCAGGTGCATCGCATCCAAAGCTGATTCAGCATAGTAACAATGCTACGTCGACTAGTGATCTTGGCAGTAATCAACTTACAACAAGGTGTTCGCTGTGAAAGGACAAGAAAACTTGTTTCGATAAAAAAAAGTTCGTTTATCATAACTTTCGACTTCTTATGATGATTTAGCATAAGAAGTTTCGCTCTATCTCGCTCGCTTAACCGACGTTCTGTAGCACTAATCGTTCTGTTATTGTATTCAAACGAGACAAACTCACACACCGATTAACAGGTTCCGGATATCATAAAGATAGCCTTTATCTAGTGAGATTCAACTTAAAAAAGACCTCTTTCACCCTCTGTCTGTCTCGACGCTAATCTTTTCGATTCAAAATTCTCTACTCAATCTTACAAACATCTCGATGTCGCCTCTCGCGAATCAGCTTCCGctgatttgattttcaatgattgCACAACCATTATGGGCACACAACAGCTCAAACATGGTGCCTAGTTTGCCCATAAGCTCAACGCAGTAGAGCTCAATCAATTATTCATAATTCAAATGCGTAAACAATACCTCTTTACTTTGCGTCATTGAGTGATACTAAGCGACTACCACCAGTTGTTACACACTCACAACGAAGGACAAAGAGACAGAGAGAAAAGGGTTCCTCAGCAACAACAGGTGGCGCCTGCTAAATAGGAGTTTCATTTTGGCCCTTAGCTCTACAGTAAATTTATATGAAGATAGCGTTAACAAGTGGTGTTGGTGGTGCTGAATGCACAAAGGCTCGGCGGGATAACGTTTTCTTGGGAAAGCCTCTGAAATAGGAATGGGAATTGGGATTTTGTCTTCATATAAGTTGCCGGAAAGGAACTAAGCTTGTGAAGAACTGCCACACACTACAGCAATGGCTAGTGAGCTAGCGAGCAAGCGGTCAATCCGTCagttagtagtagtagtagtagtagtagtagtagtcgTGAACAACAATAGACTTACCTGCTTCGGCACCATTAAGCTTACCGGTCTCCTGTAGTCTCATTTGCGCTTTTAGACAACAGAAACGAACTCATTTGCGCTCGAGACTACTTACACAGGTTTCTCCCTGTCTTTGAACTATCCCATAGTTTTGCTTTCTTCACCTGGCTGGATGAAAAATGCGATATTCCGCCGCTTGCTGCTGCTTGATGCTGTCCACTGGCTCCAAAATGGAAAGGAAAAGTACCATTATTTATGTTGCCGTTTGTCTCGTCCTATCTCATTCCGTCTTGTCCTCCTatcttttttctcttcttctccttcttcattctGCAATGCCTCTCCTTCGTCGACCAACTCACGAGCTTTAAGCAAGGCTTTGTCGTGGCCGGCCGCGCCAGACACGGTCAAACTCAATGCAGCTAGATAGTCTGGCCGGATCCAGCTCGGAAGAGTCCGCTCAGCGCCGGGCCATCTCAAGCGTGGAGCCTTCATAAAGCAACTTGAATACAAGTACAGCCAAACATCGGCTTGTGTTACGAGCTCACAAGCATTAAGTGCGCCTGCTTCAAGAGGGAGATAAGGACAAAAAAGATCGAGATTCTTCCCTTACTGCTGACCATCAAGTCCAGTCCAGTCCGCTTGCAAAATTCACACCAACCACCACCAGTTGCCTTTTACTCTCTCAGTGAAGCGCATTGTAACACttttctttttcaaagctacctcTACTACTTTAGACAGGTGCACACGTGCACCGTTTAAAGAAAGAACCTCATCAAAAGAATCATTGTTGCAAGTAAAAACAAActttaaacaaaaaacaaacacCTCAACAGAACAAAATGGAAGGAACGTCGATTTTAAAACAACTCAACAACAACGGTACGCCGACAGGTAAGTTACCAACCCAACTTTGAATTAACGTTTATCCAAGATTCAATTTACGATATTATACCCAAATTAAATGGGTCTAATCGAGTGCAT of Cryptomeria japonica unplaced genomic scaffold, Sugi_1.0 HiC_scaffold_1542, whole genome shotgun sequence contains these proteins:
- the LOC131873352 gene encoding uncharacterized protein LOC131873352, coding for MLLLLSLFSLLTILASISANEIKTDTASEQDFEELGLHYGKYLKEVVAALDKDQKFTETIKNMDAADIKSGKVAEQLKHVHEDVRKKLSELKYLEIKRLRDLATRKNEMEQYGETYHGTDKRKWRTLGASLSQLPEHLGSHGTHFDANDLHKLMVSATNDLEKIDKQRQEDLKTYEMEKEWQFQERIKMMNETEKQEAVKLRDQLKQKHDDHPKVHEPGSKQHFEDVWEKKDNLPKGEFNPRTFFALHDTNSDNYWDQSEVRQLLVTEINKLYDPNNPEDDPNEMEEEYERMREHIYKEIDTDRDGLISLQEFLDYSKKPEFKNDHGWEDVSKKEAYTKQDYEDYMKNREKMLRNTHGHYDPSYYANQPNNLHLPDWGYAMACWR